One window of the Triticum dicoccoides isolate Atlit2015 ecotype Zavitan chromosome 3B, WEW_v2.0, whole genome shotgun sequence genome contains the following:
- the LOC119280442 gene encoding uncharacterized protein LOC119280442 translates to MDLILPFKIGDFAKAKCFDEGFKGAWFRSKIKDMRVTESGHLEYYLEYIDYTEEANEWIGVFQKNPFNQACLEGKSNGSTEIMLRPSFPQWYRGQQVPKHFSKSEVIARVCDTWKVGDWVDWHNKDCYWTGQIIELTSKTVVEVKFLDHPMGEGEQCSAKKKDLRPALDWSIIKGWTVPLSAEKGKSWHAAHLVHPKSDVEERSSTDEDEALGSSSTIKTHSSERNIVSNKLSNKRSTILTSTEKAMATHISPDPNRRRTRSSCGLLVSPLEPATVELNGSGSRRYPFRVRRNAAEQQR, encoded by the exons ATGGATCTAATTCTTCCATTTAAAATTGGAGATTTTGCCAAGGCAAAGTGCTTTGATGAAGGTTTCAAAGGCGCATGGTTCCGCTCGAAG ATAAAAGATATGCGTGTCACAGAATCTGGGCATCTGGAGTATTACTTGGAGTATATTGACTATACTGAAGAAG CCAACGAATGGATTGGAGTCTTCCAAAAGAACCCATTCAACCAGGCATGCCTGGAAGGGAAATCAAATGGCAGTACTGAAATAATGTTGCGTCCTTCCTTTCCTCAGTGGTATAGGGGGCAACAGGTTCCTAAGCACTTTTCAAAGAGCGAGGTGATAGCACGTGTTTGTGATACCTGGAAAGTAGGTGATTGGGTTGACTGGCATAATAAAGATTGTTACTGGACTGGGCAGATTATTGAGTTGACCAGTAAAACTGTGGTTGAG GTAAAGTTCTTGGATCATCCCATGGGTGAAGGCGAGCAATGTTCTGCAAAGAAAAAAGACCTGAGGCCTGCGCTTGATTGGTCCATCATTAAAGGCTGGACCGTACCTCTTTCGGCG GAAAAAGGGAAAAGCTGGCATGCTGCTCATCTGGTTCATCCTAAATCTG ATGTAGAAGAGAGGAGCAGCACAGATGAAGATGAAGCTCTGGGATCTTCATCAACCATCAAAACACATTCGTCGGAGAGAAACATCGTATCTAATAAGCTAAGCAATAAGAGGAGCACCATCCTGACATCCACGGAAAAAGCGATGGCGACACACATATCACCAGACCCCAATCGACGGCGTACCCGCAGTTCCTGTGGGCTACTGGTATCTCCATTGGAGCCTGCCACCGTCGAACTGAATGGAAGCGGTTCCCGCCGGTACCCCTTTCGGGTCCGGAGGAACGCAGCAGAACAACAGAGATGA